One genomic window of Dunckerocampus dactyliophorus isolate RoL2022-P2 chromosome 7, RoL_Ddac_1.1, whole genome shotgun sequence includes the following:
- the tmod4 gene encoding tropomodulin-4 isoform X1 has translation MSDPRDIDEDAILKGLSAEELDQLEYELQEMDPENAMLPAGFRQRDQTKKSPTGPFDRDALMQHLEKEAIENPDREDLVPFTGEKKGKAFVAKKKAEIPEHEQVILEPELEEALKNATDAEMCDIAGTVRQHDDDPPNNNILILTNRPEPHERRGSIQLGLLVPVTSFPDQNIALKCPQCFLAHAAILGMYTLMSNKQYYDALGTTGTIANTEGINSVVKADPFKVFPDEPPNTTNVEETLERIHSNDSSLTEVNLNNIKDIPIPTLKDIFEAMKGNSHVELLSIAATRSNDPVAYACAEMLQENTSLQSLNIESNFITSDGMMAVIKAMANNATLVELKIDNQRQKLGDSVEMEIAAMLENNSSILKFGYHFTQQGPRARAAMAITRNNDMIRQQRLR, from the exons ATGTCGGACCCCAGGGACATCGATGAGGACGCCATCCTCAAGGGCCTGAGCGCCGAGGAGCTGGACCAGCTGGAGTATGAACTTCAGGAAATGGACCCCGAG AATGCCATGCTGCCAGCTGGCTTCCGGCAGCGTGACCAGACAAAGAAAAGTCCAACCGGGCCGTTTGACCGTGACGCTCTGATGCAGCACCTGGAGAAGGAGGCCATAGAGAACCCAGACAGGGAGGACCTGGTGCCCTTTACGGGAGAGAAGAAAG GAAAAGCCTTTGTGGCCAAAAAAAAAGCGGAGATTCCCGAGCACGAGCAGGTCATCCTGGAGCCAGAGCTCGAGGAGGCGCTCAAGAATGCCACAGATGCCGAAATGTGCGACATCGCAG GAACCGTAAGACAACACGATGACGATCCACCCAACAACAACATCCTTATCTTGACAAACAGGCCGGAGCCTCACGAGAGACGAGGCAGCATCCAGCTCGGCCTGCTGGTACCGGTGACCAGTTTCCCAGATCAGAACATTGCATTGAAATGTCCTCAATGTTTTCTTGCACATGCAGCTATTCTGGGAATGTACACGCTGATGAGCAACAAGCAGTACTACGACGCTCTGGGAACCACCGGAACCATCGCCAACACTGAGGGCATTAACA GTGTTGTGAAAGCAGATCCCTTTAAGGTCTTCCCTGATGAGCCTCCCAATACCACCAACGTGGAGGAGACTCTGGAGAGGATCCACAGCAATGACAGCAGCCTGACAGAGGTCAACCTCAACAACATCAAG GACATTCCCATCCCGACACTGAAAGACATCTTTGAGGCAATGAAGGGAAACTCTCACGTGGAGCTCCTGAGCATCGCCGCCACCCGCAGCAACGACCCCGTGGCCTAT GCTTGTGCCGAGATGCTGCAGGAGAACACTAGCCTGCAGAGTCTGAACATCGAGTCCAACTTCATCACGTCCGACGGCATGATGGCCGTCATCAAGGCAATGGCCAACAACGCCACGCTGGTGGAGCTCAAGATCGACAACCAG AGACAAAAGTTGGGCGACTCAGTGGAGATGGAGATCGCTGCCATGTTGGAGAACAACTCCAGCATCCTAAAGTTTGGCTACCACTTCACGCAGCAGGGTCCTCGCGCCCGAGCTGCCATGGCCATCACGCGAAACAATGACATGA TTCGCCAGCAGAGGCTGAGATGA
- the tmod4 gene encoding tropomodulin-4 isoform X2: MSDPRDIDEDAILKGLSAEELDQLEYELQEMDPENAMLPAGFRQRDQTKKSPTGPFDRDALMQHLEKEAIENPDREDLVPFTGEKKGKAFVAKKKAEIPEHEQVILEPELEEALKNATDAEMCDIAAILGMYTLMSNKQYYDALGTTGTIANTEGINSVVKADPFKVFPDEPPNTTNVEETLERIHSNDSSLTEVNLNNIKDIPIPTLKDIFEAMKGNSHVELLSIAATRSNDPVAYACAEMLQENTSLQSLNIESNFITSDGMMAVIKAMANNATLVELKIDNQRQKLGDSVEMEIAAMLENNSSILKFGYHFTQQGPRARAAMAITRNNDMIRQQRLR, encoded by the exons ATGTCGGACCCCAGGGACATCGATGAGGACGCCATCCTCAAGGGCCTGAGCGCCGAGGAGCTGGACCAGCTGGAGTATGAACTTCAGGAAATGGACCCCGAG AATGCCATGCTGCCAGCTGGCTTCCGGCAGCGTGACCAGACAAAGAAAAGTCCAACCGGGCCGTTTGACCGTGACGCTCTGATGCAGCACCTGGAGAAGGAGGCCATAGAGAACCCAGACAGGGAGGACCTGGTGCCCTTTACGGGAGAGAAGAAAG GAAAAGCCTTTGTGGCCAAAAAAAAAGCGGAGATTCCCGAGCACGAGCAGGTCATCCTGGAGCCAGAGCTCGAGGAGGCGCTCAAGAATGCCACAGATGCCGAAATGTGCGACATCGCAG CTATTCTGGGAATGTACACGCTGATGAGCAACAAGCAGTACTACGACGCTCTGGGAACCACCGGAACCATCGCCAACACTGAGGGCATTAACA GTGTTGTGAAAGCAGATCCCTTTAAGGTCTTCCCTGATGAGCCTCCCAATACCACCAACGTGGAGGAGACTCTGGAGAGGATCCACAGCAATGACAGCAGCCTGACAGAGGTCAACCTCAACAACATCAAG GACATTCCCATCCCGACACTGAAAGACATCTTTGAGGCAATGAAGGGAAACTCTCACGTGGAGCTCCTGAGCATCGCCGCCACCCGCAGCAACGACCCCGTGGCCTAT GCTTGTGCCGAGATGCTGCAGGAGAACACTAGCCTGCAGAGTCTGAACATCGAGTCCAACTTCATCACGTCCGACGGCATGATGGCCGTCATCAAGGCAATGGCCAACAACGCCACGCTGGTGGAGCTCAAGATCGACAACCAG AGACAAAAGTTGGGCGACTCAGTGGAGATGGAGATCGCTGCCATGTTGGAGAACAACTCCAGCATCCTAAAGTTTGGCTACCACTTCACGCAGCAGGGTCCTCGCGCCCGAGCTGCCATGGCCATCACGCGAAACAATGACATGA TTCGCCAGCAGAGGCTGAGATGA
- the LOC129184627 gene encoding sodium channel modifier 1-like isoform X1 — MSFKREGDDKSQLNILKKRRVANLLSNFIPEDEAALLSNGRYTCLVCSFRPVFDTVDMLTVHRKGKRHLEGLKAFYGKKAELKHEITKRKQENFIQAEDGKQEGSSSAPLLAQTRKLTHHALLKTVPYNSCHRRTSTKTEKGPASRASETRGTTCSKTSLEHLDPPKAGAESGEVLSSSRGSISGGCPVAAIPEPEPMTAQRRRELEHYLKLKSDGWLQDRSGNWIKDQNVEFDSDEEPPSLTTVPSSH, encoded by the exons ATGTCGTTTAAAAGGGAAGGCGATGACAAGAGTCAGTTGAATATCCTCAAG AAACGGCGCGTTGCAAATCTTCTGTCAAACTTCATTCCAGAAGATGAAGCAGCCCTTCTGAGCAATGGAAG ATATACTTGTCTAGTGTGCTCCTTCCGTCCTGTGTTTGACACCGTCGACATGCTGACAGTCCACAGGAAAGGGAAAAGGCATCTAGAAG GATTAAAAGCGTTCTATGGTAAGAAAGCTGAGTTGAAGCATGAAATAACAAAAAGGAAACAAGAAAACTTCATACAAGCTGAAGACGGGAAGCAG gAAGGATCCAGTTCAGCTCCTTTATTGGCACAAACACGGAAGCTGACCCATCATGCTCTGCTGAAGACAGTACCGTATAACAGCTGCCATCGCAGAACCAG tacaaaaactgaaaaaggaCCAGCAAGCAGAGCTTCAGAAACAAGGGGCACCACTTGCAGTAAAACTTCACTTGAACATCTGGACCCACCTAAGGCAGGTGCAGAGTCGGGCGAGGTTCTGAGCAGTTCTAGAGGCTCCATATCAG GAGGGTGCCCTGTGGCAGCGATACCAGAACCTGAGCCCATGACAGCCCAGAGGAGACGTGAGCTGGAGCATTATCTGAAACTGAAAAG TGATGGATGGCTGCAGGACCGGAGTGGCAACTGGATTAAAGACCAGAATGTGGAGTTTGATTCTGATGAGGAGCCTCCTTCACTTACCACCGTGCCTTCAAGTCACTAA
- the lysmd1 gene encoding lysM and putative peptidoglycan-binding domain-containing protein 1: protein MSEEKQPVDGLLFGGRSRSYGSLVRSNLSPVRRRVIQHHIQPGETLQGLALKYGVTMEQIQRANRLYTNDSIFLKKSLSIPVLSDVEGHTRDEGGHKGEGEDSGEVAGRTCPYNGLKASPSYQENAPELTARDFLTRLDGFISESKQAAARGWKNAEKRVTDLEAVCSSRTNERQSPVGRRHQALHVTVPLTTTKLTMKLKKQEDEIFEL from the exons ATGTCCGAGGAGAAGCAGCCGGTGGACGGCCTGCTCTTCGGCGGCCGCAGCCGGTCTTACGGCAGTCTGGTCCGGTCCAATCTCTCCCCGGTTCGCAGGAGAGTTATACAACATCACATCCAGCCTGGTGAAACCCTTCAAGGTCTGGCCTTGAAATATGGAGTTACT ATGGAACAAATTCAAAGAGCCAACAGGCTGTACACTAATGACTCCATCttcctgaagaagtccttgtcCATCCCTGTCCTCTCAGACGTGGAAGGACACACTCGTGATGAAGGTGGACATAAGGGTGAGGGTGAGGACTCTGGAGAGGTGGCAGGCCGGACTTGCCCTTATAACGGCCTCAAAGCGAGCCCCTCTTACCAAGAGAATGCCCCAGAGCTCACAGCCAGGGATTTTTTGACAAGACTCGATGGCTTCATCAGCGAGTCCAAGCAGGCTGCAGCCAGAGGATGGAAGAATGCGGAGAAGAG GGTTACCGACCTGGAGGCGGTGTGCTCCAGCAGAACAAACGAACGGCAGTCGCCTGTAGGACGGCGCCATCAGGCGCTGCACGTGACAGTGCCGCTTACCACCACCAAGCTCACCATgaagctgaagaaacaagaggATGAGATCTTTGAACTGTGA
- the LOC129184627 gene encoding tumor necrosis factor, alpha-induced protein 8-like protein 2 B isoform X2 has product MDHFSSKDMALKVQKKILSSVATKTSVQMFIDDTTSDILDDLYHFSKEYSGNKSEAQKVIKDLIKIAVKIGVLFRNNRFSTEELSMAQDFKKKLHLGAMTAISFYEVDFTFDKTVMADLLTSCRDLLLKLVNTHLTPKSHGRINHVFNHYGDPELLTKLYEPDGHFRPNLSRICKGLNKLVEDGTI; this is encoded by the exons ATGGACCACTTTAGCTCAAAGGACATGGCCTTAAAGGTCCAGAAGAAGATCCTCAGCAGTGTGGCCACCAAAACCTCCGTCCAAATGTTCATCGACGACACCACCAGCGACATCCTGGACGACCTATACCACTTCTCCAAGGAGTACTCGGGAAACAAGTCTGAGGCCCAGAAGGTGATCAAGGACCTGATCAAGATCGCCGTGAAGATCGGCGTTCTGTTCCGAAACAACCGCTTCAGCACAGAGGAGCTCAGCATGGCGCAGGACTTTAAAAAGAAGTTGCACCTAGGAGCAATGACGGCCATCAGTTTCTATGAG GTGGACTTCACCTTCGACAAGACGGTGATGGCTGACCTGCTGACCAGCTGCAGGGACCTGCTGCTTAAACTGGTCAACACCCACCTCACACCCAAATCTCACGGCCGCATCAACCACGTGTTCAACCATTACGGCGACCCCGAGCTCCTCACGAAGCTGTACGAGCCGGACGGGCACTTCAGGCCCAACCTGTCTCGAATCTGCAAAGGACTCAACAAACTGGTGGAGGACGGGACAATATGA